One Defluviitoga tunisiensis genomic window carries:
- a CDS encoding DUF5685 family protein: MYGYLSIYFHPTDEEKKTYLYYYCGLCHSLKEQFGIIYRPLIIKEIVFFMMLKNPIISIEEFKCPFVTFKTRYKPEEIDFIEPYSYLNILIIYGKIIDYKSENIPVPQKLINTVRGKLLSYFDETFLETFESYINLQQEVENLNVDLDDYANPSIKIMKCLFQKFFPAGYPESLPIVTGYLIYMLDSIYDFDRDIKRNKFNAIAQAFKVNNIIHLEENQKARLLFTYDLCAKELMDKIDELANYNNHLCTKIASFSLIYHRNIINQILNGGKYNERTTNYSRLHKPRRFQKPVFKLPK, translated from the coding sequence ATGTATGGATATCTATCAATCTATTTTCATCCAACAGATGAAGAAAAGAAAACTTATCTTTATTATTATTGTGGACTATGTCATTCATTAAAAGAGCAATTTGGAATAATCTATAGACCACTTATAATAAAAGAAATTGTTTTTTTCATGATGCTTAAAAATCCTATAATTTCTATTGAAGAGTTTAAATGTCCTTTTGTAACTTTTAAAACCAGATATAAACCTGAAGAAATTGATTTTATAGAACCATATTCTTATTTAAATATTTTGATTATTTATGGCAAAATAATAGACTACAAGAGCGAAAATATCCCTGTCCCTCAAAAACTCATTAATACTGTAAGGGGAAAATTGTTGTCTTATTTTGATGAGACTTTTTTAGAAACTTTTGAAAGTTACATAAATCTTCAACAAGAAGTCGAGAATTTAAATGTTGATTTAGATGATTATGCAAACCCTTCAATAAAAATAATGAAATGCTTATTTCAAAAATTTTTTCCAGCTGGTTATCCGGAATCATTGCCTATTGTTACAGGATATTTAATATATATGTTAGATAGTATCTATGATTTTGATAGAGACATCAAGAGAAATAAATTCAATGCTATAGCACAAGCTTTTAAGGTTAATAATATTATACATCTAGAAGAAAATCAAAAGGCAAGATTACTTTTCACTTATGATTTATGTGCCAAGGAATTGATGGATAAAATTGATGAGCTAGCAAATTATAACAACCATTTATGTACAAAAATAGCATCTTTTTCATTAATTTATCATAGAAATATAATCAATCAAATATTGAACGGGGGAAAGTATAATGAACGAACAACAAATTATTCGAGATTACATAAACCAAGGCGATTTCAAAAACCTGTTTTTAAATTACCAAAATAA
- a CDS encoding aminotransferase class IV gives MFYNGNEWVEYPLVSADDEGFVSGYSVYEVIRTYYGIPYRLRSHYDRLKKSANFMGFDVPSLEKIKLVLEQAEKIHNYNEYRFKIFVTPFTSNYDTFYCFVEELEEDIDIIEEGVVVNIARERKPHFSIIPYYVKTPLNNSVKYIHKKYDYYYESIILNEFGYVAECTFSNIFYVSSGVLITPHLSTGILAGITRHSVLELARELSMEIEEKPNVEVWELLSADEIFLSHTSRGIVPVRRIFPHFTFTVPGVVTEALIANWKDFITKTLDEFE, from the coding sequence ATGTTTTATAATGGAAACGAATGGGTTGAATATCCTCTTGTTAGCGCAGACGATGAAGGTTTTGTTAGCGGTTACTCTGTTTATGAGGTTATTAGGACATATTATGGTATACCTTATCGTTTAAGAAGTCATTATGATAGACTTAAAAAATCCGCTAATTTTATGGGGTTTGACGTTCCATCACTTGAAAAGATAAAATTGGTTTTGGAACAAGCCGAGAAAATTCATAATTATAATGAATATAGATTTAAAATCTTTGTAACCCCTTTCACTTCGAATTATGACACTTTTTACTGTTTTGTAGAAGAACTGGAAGAAGACATTGATATAATTGAAGAAGGGGTAGTCGTTAATATAGCTAGAGAAAGAAAACCACATTTTTCTATTATTCCATATTATGTAAAAACTCCATTAAACAATTCAGTTAAATATATCCATAAAAAATATGATTATTATTATGAATCAATCATCTTAAATGAATTTGGTTACGTAGCTGAATGTACTTTTTCAAACATTTTTTATGTAAGTAGTGGTGTATTAATTACACCACATTTATCAACTGGTATACTTGCTGGTATAACTAGACACAGTGTGTTAGAGTTAGCAAGAGAATTATCAATGGAAATAGAAGAAAAACCTAATGTTGAGGTGTGGGAGCTACTATCTGCTGATGAAATATTTCTCAGTCATACCTCAAGAGGTATTGTCCCAGTGAGAAGAATTTTCCCTCACTTTACATTTACCGTTCCAGGTGTAGTTACCGAAGCTTTAATTGCTAATTGGAAGGATTTTATAACTAAGACTCTAGATGAATTTGAATAA
- a CDS encoding ATPase, T2SS/T4P/T4SS family, translating to MKKNDFDIYNLYHRNENSFMVEEDIVGKFFHNYNDENITDFHFEPNNNDVGVRTRYCGNLVDLSPMSHYEYDVFLNKLLINCGFDIIKDFKNIDGSFNFNNINFRVSFVKSSLGISCVLRKLKNINDIKVDLEPSIKSNIEKLISEKSKVLIFSGPTGSGKTTTMHYVVNKFKNNRKVHSIENPIEYINPDIVQISSKDESDKINILKYILRQDPDVIVVGEIRENNFAKLLFDSAVTGHLVFSTIHTKNVFLILQRLKMLGVELKNLSESIDLLLNQRLIPKKCEHCNGKGCNTCYFTGKRGYVTVFEALIVTDNLKRDISINKSISFIKEKYKQTESYIDPSIRLRELLDNSLISEDQYYTNLHSF from the coding sequence ATGAAAAAAAATGATTTCGATATATACAATCTATACCATAGAAACGAAAATAGTTTTATGGTTGAAGAAGACATTGTAGGCAAATTTTTTCATAACTATAATGATGAAAACATCACTGATTTTCACTTTGAACCTAATAACAACGATGTAGGGGTTAGAACAAGATATTGTGGCAATTTGGTAGATTTAAGCCCTATGAGTCATTATGAGTATGATGTGTTCTTAAATAAATTGTTGATTAATTGCGGATTTGACATAATTAAAGACTTCAAAAATATTGATGGTTCTTTTAATTTTAATAACATTAATTTTAGAGTATCTTTTGTTAAATCCTCTCTTGGTATAAGTTGTGTTTTAAGAAAACTAAAAAATATAAACGATATTAAGGTTGATCTAGAACCATCAATAAAATCCAATATTGAAAAGCTGATAAGTGAAAAATCAAAAGTCCTTATTTTTTCTGGACCGACTGGTTCGGGAAAAACTACTACCATGCATTATGTTGTCAATAAATTCAAAAATAACAGAAAGGTCCATAGTATAGAAAATCCTATAGAATATATTAATCCTGATATCGTACAAATATCTTCTAAAGATGAAAGTGACAAAATTAATATCTTAAAATACATACTAAGACAAGATCCTGACGTTATTGTTGTGGGTGAAATCAGAGAAAATAATTTTGCAAAACTCTTGTTTGACTCTGCAGTTACTGGACACTTAGTTTTTTCAACTATTCATACAAAGAATGTTTTTTTGATTCTTCAGCGATTAAAAATGCTCGGTGTAGAATTAAAAAATCTATCAGAAAGTATAGATCTTTTGCTGAATCAACGTCTAATACCCAAAAAATGTGAGCATTGTAATGGAAAAGGGTGTAATACCTGTTACTTCACTGGTAAAAGGGGATATGTAACCGTATTCGAAGCTCTTATAGTAACAGATAACTTAAAAAGAGATATTTCTATAAATAAAAGTATCTCTTTCATAAAAGAAAAATATAAACAAACTGAAAGTTACATAGATCCTTCAATAAGGCTCAGAGAATTACTAGATAATAGTTTAATCAGTGAAGATCAATACTATACAAATCTACATTCATTTTAA
- a CDS encoding DNA gyrase/topoisomerase IV subunit B: protein MIEKEKDYSAEQIKVLKGLEAVRLRPGMYIGSTGKAGLNHLVYEIIDNSIDEHINGYCNLIRVTINEDNSIEVEDNGRGIPVGMHPIEKKNTLELVMTSLHAGGKFDKKAYKVSGGLHGVGASVVNALSEYFEVKVYRDGKIYYQRYSRGIPQTEVLELGETDRTGTYVKFLPDKEIFDDGDVVVESRLIENRLREIAFLNPNLKIIFEDKKRDYKEEFHFEGGLEEFINYVLKKRKKEPVAQPIYLAGSYSYKKDEPDIQVEIELVYTQSEDSEIISFVNNIKTIDGGEHESGFKQALTRLSNEFARKYGILKENDENFSGDDVREGLITIMHVKMAEPVFEGQTKGRLGSKVAREAVNQITSEKLSLYYDANPKEAKKILERINFAFKKRIAAKKARENIKRKTIFESTTLPGKLADCTSKNLEESELFIVEGDSAGGNAKQARDRYYQAILPLRGKILNVEKADLLKLLKNEQITNIITALGTGIGDEFDISKLRYGKIIIMTDADVDGAHIRTLILTFFYRYMRPLIEEGHVYIAQPPLYRFEVGNEHFYLYNEAELENLKQTYANKKWKIQRYKGLGEMNPDQLRETTMDKNSRKLVKITIQDLESSNEIIEILMGDDPAIRREFIENNAYKVKELDV from the coding sequence ATGATCGAAAAAGAAAAAGATTATTCCGCTGAACAGATAAAAGTTTTAAAAGGACTCGAGGCTGTTAGATTAAGACCCGGAATGTACATAGGTTCAACTGGTAAAGCTGGACTAAATCATTTAGTCTACGAAATAATCGATAATTCAATAGACGAACATATAAATGGTTATTGTAATTTAATAAGAGTTACAATAAATGAAGATAATTCTATTGAAGTTGAAGATAATGGTAGAGGAATACCTGTTGGTATGCATCCTATCGAAAAGAAAAATACCTTAGAACTAGTGATGACCTCTCTTCATGCTGGAGGTAAGTTTGATAAAAAGGCTTATAAAGTGAGCGGAGGTCTACATGGTGTTGGCGCATCTGTAGTTAATGCCTTATCTGAATATTTTGAAGTAAAGGTTTATAGAGATGGAAAAATCTATTATCAAAGATATTCAAGAGGTATTCCTCAAACAGAAGTTTTAGAATTAGGAGAAACGGATAGAACTGGAACTTATGTAAAATTTTTGCCTGATAAGGAGATTTTTGATGATGGAGACGTGGTTGTTGAATCAAGACTAATAGAGAATAGGTTAAGAGAAATTGCCTTTCTAAATCCTAATCTAAAAATCATTTTTGAAGATAAAAAAAGAGATTATAAAGAAGAGTTTCATTTTGAGGGTGGATTAGAAGAATTTATAAATTATGTTCTAAAAAAGAGAAAGAAAGAGCCTGTTGCTCAACCTATTTATTTAGCTGGATCTTATTCTTATAAAAAAGATGAACCTGATATTCAGGTTGAAATAGAGCTTGTTTATACACAATCTGAAGATAGTGAAATAATATCTTTTGTCAATAATATTAAAACTATTGATGGAGGAGAACACGAATCTGGTTTTAAACAAGCTTTAACACGTTTATCAAATGAGTTTGCTAGAAAGTACGGCATTTTAAAAGAAAATGATGAAAATTTTAGTGGTGACGATGTCAGAGAAGGCTTAATAACCATCATGCATGTAAAAATGGCTGAACCAGTATTTGAAGGACAAACCAAAGGAAGACTTGGTTCAAAAGTTGCACGTGAAGCCGTCAATCAAATTACAAGCGAAAAATTATCTCTTTATTACGATGCCAATCCAAAGGAAGCAAAAAAAATCCTCGAACGAATTAACTTTGCATTTAAAAAGAGAATTGCTGCAAAAAAAGCACGAGAAAACATAAAAAGAAAAACTATTTTTGAGAGTACAACACTCCCAGGAAAATTGGCTGACTGTACCTCCAAAAATCTTGAAGAATCCGAGCTTTTTATAGTTGAAGGAGACTCTGCTGGTGGAAACGCAAAACAGGCAAGAGATAGGTATTACCAAGCTATACTACCATTAAGGGGTAAAATTCTTAACGTGGAAAAAGCGGATTTGTTAAAACTTTTAAAGAACGAACAAATTACAAATATTATTACTGCTCTAGGTACGGGTATTGGTGATGAATTTGATATATCAAAGTTAAGATACGGGAAAATAATCATAATGACAGATGCTGATGTTGACGGTGCTCACATTCGCACTTTAATATTAACCTTTTTTTATAGATATATGAGGCCCCTTATTGAAGAAGGTCACGTGTACATAGCTCAACCGCCTTTATATAGATTTGAGGTAGGAAATGAACATTTTTACTTATACAATGAGGCAGAACTTGAAAATCTCAAACAAACGTACGCAAACAAAAAGTGGAAGATCCAAAGATATAAAGGATTAGGAGAAATGAATCCGGATCAACTTAGAGAAACTACAATGGACAAAAATTCAAGAAAACTTGTTAAAATAACTATTCAAGACCTAGAATCATCTAATGAAATTATCGAAATACTTATGGGAGATGATCCAGCCATAAGGAGAGAATTTATCGAAAATAATGCATATAAGGTGAAAGAGTTAGATGTATAA
- a CDS encoding P1 family peptidase — MNNTITAVPGIKVGHYTDLQAITGCTVILVEDGAVAGVCVSGSAPGTRETDLLKTGNLVQQVHAILLTGGSAFGLDAAAGVMQFLEEKNIGFQTDTITVPIVPSAVIYDLDIGNPHIRPNKEAGYIASSNATTQEVIQGSVGAGTGAMVGKGAGKNYSMKSGVGSSLIDLGKGILVGALSVVNATGDIYENGEIIAGAIDENNKFLDIYNLMKKRMFRANPGENTTLSVVATNARLTKEWANKIAQVANDGFARTIKPVHSLFDGDTVFCISTGNVEVDFFDISLISQVAAEAIEKSIINAVKHAQKIDGHLTYSDLF; from the coding sequence ATGAACAATACTATAACTGCTGTTCCTGGTATTAAGGTTGGTCACTATACTGATTTACAAGCTATTACTGGTTGTACAGTCATTCTGGTTGAAGATGGTGCTGTAGCAGGTGTTTGTGTAAGTGGTTCAGCACCCGGAACAAGAGAAACTGATTTGTTAAAAACTGGAAACTTAGTTCAGCAAGTTCATGCTATACTTTTAACTGGAGGAAGCGCCTTTGGTCTTGACGCAGCAGCGGGAGTAATGCAATTCCTTGAGGAGAAGAATATTGGTTTTCAAACAGATACAATCACCGTACCTATTGTTCCTTCAGCTGTTATATATGACTTAGATATAGGGAATCCACATATTCGCCCTAATAAAGAAGCAGGATACATTGCATCAAGCAATGCAACTACTCAAGAAGTTATACAAGGTAGTGTAGGAGCTGGAACTGGTGCTATGGTTGGTAAGGGTGCAGGCAAAAATTATTCTATGAAAAGTGGCGTTGGAAGTTCATTGATAGATTTAGGAAAAGGAATTCTAGTTGGAGCTCTTAGTGTTGTTAATGCCACAGGAGATATATACGAAAATGGAGAAATTATTGCTGGAGCAATTGATGAAAACAACAAATTTCTAGACATATATAATCTTATGAAAAAGAGAATGTTTAGGGCGAACCCAGGAGAAAATACTACTTTATCAGTAGTTGCAACAAATGCACGTTTGACAAAAGAATGGGCCAATAAAATTGCACAAGTTGCCAATGATGGATTTGCTCGAACTATAAAACCTGTCCATTCATTATTTGATGGTGACACAGTATTTTGTATATCAACAGGAAATGTTGAAGTTGACTTTTTTGACATATCATTGATCTCCCAAGTAGCAGCAGAAGCAATCGAAAAATCCATCATTAATGCCGTTAAACACGCCCAAAAAATCGATGGCCATCTTACTTATTCTGACTTATTTTAG
- a CDS encoding cell division protein FtsA has translation MAKNYLIGIDIGSFLLKGMLFEVDEEGYIRPIVNAALPVEGIINGEIQDMESLRRTLVTLIEYLKQSSERKLKNVEIIVGYSTNNLNITQENFTVEFSKRTEIREKELQNIKKNITKKYIDEGKIILDSSFVKFMIDNKTVKNPVSFYAESSLTTSLNIVWVDENSFSLLINVLKDVVPSSQIPLYDSTLSASYATTTPNDRNVGITVIDLGYNSSRTIIFKDGIPKLFYSFPYGIKYILKDISNVLKVSEKEAHRLLTEEGACLRDTRTIKKVEFQPITGTGYSYTSLGLLNKIIYARVREIISRLNGELSRISYEKTYEIGALQGGIVLTGGGSKIRNIDQTIRELMGENYRKSSLVSLDYFRDVPEEIKKDSTYLSVFGIVERYRLDLIEESFYERSRESISSESSQKPKASTKGNTFKTFIKKITGGDEDAV, from the coding sequence ATGGCCAAAAATTATTTAATAGGTATAGATATCGGTAGTTTTTTATTAAAAGGAATGCTTTTTGAAGTTGATGAAGAAGGATATATAAGACCTATTGTCAACGCTGCTTTGCCAGTAGAAGGAATTATAAACGGAGAGATTCAAGATATGGAATCTCTTAGGCGAACTTTAGTTACTCTTATAGAGTATCTTAAACAAAGTTCTGAAAGAAAACTTAAAAATGTTGAAATAATTGTTGGATACTCGACTAATAATTTAAACATTACTCAAGAAAACTTTACCGTTGAATTTAGTAAAAGAACAGAGATAAGGGAGAAAGAATTACAAAATATTAAAAAAAATATCACTAAAAAGTATATCGATGAAGGAAAAATCATCTTAGATTCTTCGTTTGTAAAGTTCATGATAGATAATAAAACAGTAAAAAATCCAGTTTCATTTTATGCTGAAAGTTCTTTGACAACTTCTTTAAATATCGTCTGGGTTGATGAAAATTCTTTCTCTTTACTTATAAACGTTTTGAAGGATGTTGTTCCTTCTTCTCAAATTCCTCTTTATGACTCAACTTTATCTGCTAGTTATGCGACTACAACTCCTAATGATAGAAATGTCGGAATAACAGTAATAGATTTAGGATATAATTCATCAAGAACCATCATTTTCAAGGATGGTATACCTAAATTATTTTATTCTTTTCCCTATGGAATTAAATATATATTAAAAGATATTTCAAATGTCCTAAAAGTTTCTGAAAAAGAAGCTCACAGGTTGTTAACAGAGGAAGGTGCTTGTCTAAGAGATACGAGGACTATTAAAAAAGTGGAATTCCAACCTATAACAGGCACTGGATATTCTTATACATCTCTTGGACTTTTAAATAAAATAATATACGCTCGAGTTAGAGAAATAATTAGTAGATTAAATGGCGAATTATCAAGAATTAGCTACGAAAAAACTTATGAAATAGGTGCTTTGCAAGGAGGTATTGTGTTAACTGGAGGAGGTTCAAAAATCAGAAATATCGATCAAACTATTAGAGAACTTATGGGTGAAAATTACAGAAAAAGCTCTTTAGTATCTCTTGATTACTTTAGGGATGTGCCCGAAGAGATTAAAAAAGATTCTACTTATCTCTCAGTATTTGGCATCGTTGAAAGATATCGTCTTGACTTGATTGAAGAAAGTTTTTATGAAAGATCAAGAGAATCTATTTCTTCCGAATCTTCACAAAAACCCAAAGCATCTACTAAAGGGAATACTTTTAAAACATTTATCAAAAAGATAACTGGGGGTGACGAGGATGCCGTTTGA
- the ftsZ gene encoding cell division protein FtsZ: protein MPFEIEEIDRQKKLFTKKTTYKIKVFGVGGAGNNAIQRMVKKGIRDVELISANTDVQVLENIDSPIKIQLGKELTRGLGAGGDPEIGRKAALESIEEIRDILQDTDLLFITAGLGGGTGTGAVPVIAELATQLGILTVAIVTTPFHFEGSTKERIALKGFHETKRYVDSLIKISNDKLIDNDEDIPIDKAFEKADEILLQAITGISDLITKPGMINLDFADVASVLKIKGSAMLGIGLGKGEKRAEEAIRNALNSKILEDPVRNATAALVNISGKNPTTQDVRIINEILRSYAVDDAKLKMGITIDDKLPDDLIKVTIIASGYDKLPGEENYIDLYEQPALYRHFGRGIVEEEIEKLNRYIKDHAEESIAEKTE, encoded by the coding sequence ATGCCGTTTGAAATTGAAGAAATTGACAGGCAAAAAAAACTTTTCACAAAAAAAACTACATATAAAATAAAAGTATTTGGCGTAGGTGGAGCAGGTAACAATGCAATTCAAAGAATGGTTAAAAAAGGAATTAGAGATGTAGAGTTGATCTCTGCAAATACGGATGTACAAGTATTAGAAAATATCGATTCTCCTATCAAAATTCAGTTAGGAAAAGAATTAACTAGAGGATTAGGTGCTGGTGGAGATCCGGAAATTGGGAGGAAAGCTGCTTTGGAAAGTATTGAAGAAATAAGAGACATTCTACAAGATACCGACCTTTTATTTATTACAGCGGGCTTAGGTGGCGGAACGGGAACCGGTGCAGTTCCTGTTATAGCTGAACTAGCTACTCAATTAGGTATTTTAACTGTAGCTATAGTAACTACACCTTTTCATTTTGAAGGCTCAACTAAAGAAAGAATCGCTTTAAAAGGATTTCATGAAACGAAACGTTATGTAGACAGTTTAATTAAAATTTCTAATGATAAACTTATAGACAATGATGAAGACATACCTATTGATAAGGCTTTCGAAAAAGCCGATGAAATATTGCTTCAAGCAATAACAGGTATCTCTGACTTAATTACTAAACCAGGTATGATTAATCTTGATTTTGCCGACGTTGCTTCAGTACTAAAAATAAAAGGTTCTGCAATGTTGGGAATTGGTCTTGGAAAAGGAGAAAAAAGAGCAGAAGAAGCTATAAGAAATGCATTAAATAGTAAAATATTAGAAGATCCAGTAAGAAATGCTACCGCAGCACTTGTAAATATATCTGGTAAAAATCCTACTACTCAAGATGTAAGAATAATTAATGAAATACTTCGCTCATATGCAGTCGATGATGCAAAACTTAAAATGGGAATTACTATAGATGATAAACTACCAGATGATTTAATAAAAGTCACTATTATTGCATCTGGATACGATAAACTTCCTGGAGAAGAGAATTATATTGATTTATATGAACAGCCTGCACTTTATAGACATTTTGGTAGAGGAATTGTAGAGGAAGAGATAGAAAAATTAAATAGATACATAAAAGACCATGCAGAAGAATCAATTGCTGAAAAAACCGAATAA
- a CDS encoding DciA family protein: protein MEEKFEEVLKKLSFKNPSLKKIYVISKLRDESYNFLPENLIQEVKVVNYSINERALLLSCSNNFVKQEIVFRENEILKKINQIFGSDEIKKIKLV from the coding sequence ATGGAAGAAAAATTTGAAGAGGTTTTAAAAAAATTATCTTTCAAAAACCCTTCACTAAAAAAAATATATGTTATATCAAAATTACGAGACGAATCTTATAATTTTCTACCTGAAAATTTAATTCAGGAAGTTAAAGTTGTTAATTATTCAATAAATGAACGTGCATTATTATTGTCTTGTTCCAATAATTTTGTTAAACAAGAAATAGTATTTAGAGAAAATGAAATCTTAAAAAAAATTAATCAAATTTTTGGTTCAGATGAAATAAAAAAAATAAAACTTGTCTAA
- a CDS encoding heavy-metal-associated domain-containing protein, giving the protein MRYVFDVPDMSCNHCKTIIEKQLKSSDIVTNYKVDLSSKKVEVETEGAPEEIIELLEEVGYTAKLS; this is encoded by the coding sequence ATGAGATATGTATTCGATGTTCCAGATATGTCGTGCAATCATTGCAAAACAATTATAGAAAAACAACTTAAATCTTCTGATATAGTAACCAATTATAAGGTAGATTTAAGTAGTAAGAAAGTCGAAGTTGAGACGGAAGGGGCTCCCGAGGAAATTATTGAATTATTGGAAGAAGTTGGTTATACCGCAAAGTTGAGTTAA